The proteins below come from a single Staphylococcus sp. MI 10-1553 genomic window:
- a CDS encoding DUF871 domain-containing protein — MFGFSVFLNQPLSTEIKQYIEKMATSGFTGVFTSLHIPEDNNTHYHKLLIELGNITKSLNLDLMVDISSSSLQNAGFSVNRINELQSIGVTGLRADDNISIKSIAQLSNKITIALNASTITSNDIQELKLANANFDRLEAWHNYYPRSETGLDEEWYRKKTKWLKTLGLKTQAFVPGNNNLRGPLYQGLPTLEKHRNYHPLAASLDLLSETDKIFIGDPGLSDSVLNQFANYIQKNNILLHVDSFSNQIDFALGEHTNRLDEARDVIRSAYSRKKKITNIQPLLNIKRDTGSVTIDNSKYLRYMGEIQITKYSLPADEKVNVVGQVSQNDQHLIQFIKGGQKFTLIKNDIESEDEND, encoded by the coding sequence ATGTTCGGGTTCTCAGTATTTTTAAACCAACCACTATCTACTGAAATAAAACAATACATTGAAAAGATGGCAACCTCTGGGTTCACAGGTGTTTTCACATCCCTACATATACCAGAAGACAATAATACTCATTATCACAAATTACTAATTGAATTAGGTAATATTACCAAATCGTTAAACTTAGATTTAATGGTTGATATATCTAGCTCATCATTACAAAATGCTGGTTTTTCTGTAAATAGGATTAATGAATTACAATCAATAGGTGTAACAGGGTTACGTGCGGACGACAATATCAGTATTAAAAGTATAGCTCAGTTATCCAATAAAATAACGATTGCGTTAAATGCTTCAACCATTACTTCAAATGACATTCAAGAACTGAAATTAGCTAATGCTAACTTTGATCGGTTAGAAGCTTGGCATAATTACTATCCTCGATCAGAAACAGGGTTAGATGAAGAGTGGTATCGTAAAAAAACAAAATGGTTAAAAACTTTGGGGCTTAAGACTCAAGCATTTGTTCCTGGTAACAATAACTTACGTGGTCCACTTTATCAAGGTCTACCAACATTAGAAAAGCATCGTAACTATCATCCATTAGCTGCCTCTCTCGACTTGTTATCCGAAACAGATAAAATTTTTATAGGTGATCCTGGTCTTTCTGACTCTGTATTAAATCAATTTGCTAACTACATACAGAAAAATAATATTTTATTGCATGTAGATTCATTTAGTAATCAAATCGATTTTGCTTTAGGAGAACACACAAATCGCCTTGATGAAGCAAGAGATGTAATTCGTAGCGCATATTCTCGAAAGAAAAAAATTACGAACATTCAACCTTTACTTAATATAAAGCGTGATACGGGATCAGTAACAATTGATAATTCAAAGTATTTAAGATATATGGGGGAAATTCAAATTACTAAATACTCATTACCAGCAGATGAAAAAGTAAATGTAGTTGGTCAAGTAAGTCAAAATGATCAGCATTTAATTCAATTTATCAAAGGTGGTCAGAAATTTACCTTAATAAAAAATGATATCGAAAGCGAGGATGAAAATGATTAA
- the ausB gene encoding aureusimine biosynthesis 4'-phosphopantetheinyl transferase AusB, producing the protein MIFIVNLEKMTNAMTKQLAHKQYLFKRNHTKHHYKSNENQHRVGELLVHYGLRKMYQLESLDWQFKFGTYGKPYIDSPQPVFISLSYSGNYVACAFDQSEIGLDIENLSPIEWQRLKIQFTKEEAHWIDNETQFYMIWTQKEAYAKLTGKGLSEGVATNNVLEPLYYHGQPIAFQTQIKDTLMIQLCQTKPCTQTPMIEVDLETLLASSYMDHPGSFTH; encoded by the coding sequence ATGATATTCATTGTTAACTTAGAAAAGATGACAAACGCTATGACGAAGCAACTTGCTCATAAACAATATCTGTTTAAAAGAAATCATACGAAACACCACTATAAAAGCAATGAGAATCAGCATCGTGTGGGTGAACTACTCGTGCATTACGGATTAAGAAAAATGTATCAGCTTGAATCTTTAGATTGGCAGTTTAAATTTGGCACTTACGGCAAGCCTTATATTGACTCACCTCAGCCGGTATTCATCAGCCTATCGTATAGTGGGAACTATGTCGCTTGTGCATTTGATCAAAGTGAGATCGGATTGGATATTGAAAATCTCAGTCCGATTGAATGGCAACGATTGAAAATACAATTTACTAAAGAAGAAGCACACTGGATAGATAACGAAACACAATTTTATATGATTTGGACACAAAAAGAAGCCTATGCGAAGCTAACTGGCAAAGGCCTATCTGAAGGTGTTGCGACAAATAATGTATTAGAACCCCTTTATTACCATGGGCAACCTATCGCATTTCAAACACAGATTAAAGACACGTTGATGATACAACTGTGCCAAACAAAGCCATGTACACAAACGCCAATGATTGAAGTCGATCTTGAGACATTACTGGCGTCATCTTATATGGATCATCCGGGCAGTTTCACACATTGA
- a CDS encoding PTS sugar transporter subunit IIA has product MAVNQVKDNKTDNKISKQETEFFNAVTTGSLHPLEESTDPVFSKRMMGEGYFIIPTDEEIFSPVSGTISTIFPTKHAIGITTDNGLEVLLHMGVNTVELNGLPFDVFITEGQKVTTDSKIAKLDLRAIKTANKDTSIMVVITNMEKVDSYKLESCGSVTPTDTVFSVTTH; this is encoded by the coding sequence GTGGCAGTTAATCAGGTTAAAGATAATAAAACTGATAATAAAATTAGCAAGCAGGAAACTGAATTTTTTAATGCTGTAACAACAGGTTCTCTTCATCCTTTAGAGGAATCAACAGATCCTGTTTTTAGCAAGAGAATGATGGGTGAAGGGTATTTCATTATACCTACAGATGAGGAAATTTTTTCGCCCGTAAGCGGTACAATATCAACTATTTTCCCCACTAAACATGCAATCGGTATTACTACTGACAATGGATTAGAGGTATTGTTACATATGGGGGTTAATACTGTAGAATTAAATGGTTTACCTTTTGACGTTTTTATTACAGAAGGTCAAAAGGTAACAACAGATTCTAAAATAGCGAAGCTCGATTTAAGAGCCATTAAAACTGCTAATAAAGATACATCAATCATGGTTGTAATTACAAATATGGAGAAAGTAGATTCTTATAAATTAGAAAGTTGTGGGAGCGTCACTCCGACAGATACTGTTTTTAGTGTTACAACTCATTAA
- the murQ gene encoding N-acetylmuramic acid 6-phosphate etherase has product MINLDNLTTEHRNENSYNLDEMSLGLALKKMNQEDQKVALAISEQLTQIEKLIDAATENLKKGGRLIYMGAGTSGRLGVLDAVECVPTFGADTDMIIGLIAGGNKAMISAIEGIEDDIDQGKKDLMSLRLTKNDMVIGVTASGRTPYVIGGINYAQSIGAQTGSLSCNKNSEISMIANFPIEVDCGPEFLTGSTRLKSGTAQKMVLNMISTVSMIGIGKVYKNLMVDVKPTNRKLIERSKRIIMQATEVNYVTATRYFEEANQNVKLAIVMILTNSNKEEATKKLVKADGFIRRTI; this is encoded by the coding sequence ATGATTAATTTAGATAATTTAACAACTGAACATAGAAATGAAAACAGCTACAATCTAGATGAAATGAGTTTAGGTCTAGCGTTAAAAAAAATGAATCAGGAAGATCAAAAAGTGGCACTAGCTATTTCTGAACAATTAACTCAAATTGAAAAATTGATAGATGCAGCAACGGAAAATCTCAAAAAAGGCGGACGCTTAATATATATGGGTGCCGGCACTAGTGGTCGTTTAGGTGTATTAGATGCAGTAGAATGTGTGCCAACTTTTGGAGCGGACACAGACATGATAATAGGCCTAATTGCTGGTGGTAATAAAGCAATGATCTCTGCTATAGAAGGTATTGAAGATGATATAGACCAAGGTAAAAAAGATTTAATGAGTCTTCGTCTAACAAAAAACGATATGGTCATTGGAGTTACAGCAAGTGGCCGGACCCCCTACGTTATTGGTGGAATAAATTATGCTCAATCTATAGGAGCTCAAACTGGCTCTTTATCATGCAATAAAAATTCAGAAATAAGTATGATTGCAAATTTCCCAATCGAAGTTGACTGTGGGCCAGAATTTTTAACTGGATCAACACGTTTGAAATCAGGAACTGCTCAAAAAATGGTTCTTAATATGATTTCTACTGTTAGTATGATTGGAATAGGAAAAGTGTATAAAAATCTAATGGTTGATGTAAAGCCAACAAATAGAAAATTAATAGAGCGTTCTAAAAGAATTATTATGCAAGCAACGGAAGTCAATTATGTCACAGCAACACGTTACTTTGAAGAAGCTAATCAAAATGTAAAATTAGCAATTGTTATGATTTTGACAAACAGTAACAAAGAAGAAGCAACGAAAAAATTAGTCAAAGCAGACGGGTTTATCAGAAGAACTATTTGA
- the ausA gene encoding aureusimine non-ribosomal peptide synthetase AusA — protein sequence MRLYENESMTQQYESVLFNRDPSTPPHSYVVHLPKSLDIQRLLYALTQLVQTQSLLRASFTYVEGELKYRIRQFAPFIEVVHEARALSDLNFEVDLEHNAFDTTIPTTAPLFAFKIICLTDCMLLQFNVSPLIFDEASMPIFLSQLSHYYENPFQSITLTPSFSELIQQMHQLRRLPSFKMQLQQWQSQQVVQDTYHAYMPVQSLTNENHTQWQTVKIQHDKVNLDDIYSSIILANHFIGRSDDVHVGLTTMRTPSFDQGDAIGPRIRILPGNFHVDRTLSYQQFKTRLSSQINTIVNEEVLHLTDLIEAHTGFPFETLIHSEPIHYTFEIAGEVCKAERLKPIETEAALDVYVQEVEDGYVVKMLYNRDQYDDLTIETYANLIRHLCLQGATRPEVPMNSFSLMTTAQDEAILQQLLRTESDIFATVPELFAEQVQRHPDKVAVRFENDSITYAQLDRLTNQVARQIRARGVKPNDYIAVMAERSMEMIVAVLGIVKSGAAYVPIDPDYPEARIQYILEDVQPALFVLHQVDFDTTAPTVLLKDLQVGSDATVPVVNHCDDDVYVIYTSGTTGQPKGTRIMHQSVDRLVKGVDYVPLNEATKILLSGTIAFDAVTFEIYGALLNGGELVVLSKDQLLNPKALEQAIQKYEINTMWLTASLFNATVSTHVEALEPLSYLLVGGEALTRKWVELLHQRPHHPQIINGYGPTESTTFTTTYTMPETIPARIPIGKPIRETDIYILQGTQRCGIGVPGELCIGGAGLAKGYLNRPELTASRFIDHPFGTGKLYRTGDLVRLQPDGEIDYLGRLDKQVKIRGFRIELTEIERAIERIHGVNKAVVVTREVEGDKQLYAFYEGEQEISNQTMTTTLSAQMPSYMVPLSFQRIDQIPMTVNGKLNTQALPDPETRLQSHYEAPRNEMEQVLCHIFEEVLHIERVDIHDHFFELGGHSLKATLVVNRIEREWHKPMTVADLMKYPTVASLSERLEGMSESQTETMPIVTSNQQAYPASAAQRGMYFLWQLDPDDTVYNVPFIWRLSAPLDIEKLRHAVSQLIERHEILRTQFGMDNQQVYQYIQDCHIPDFEVVTLEEHDPQVLVECMMQPFDLENDRLLRIRYIQTPEDDFLFMDTHHSVNDGMSQTIILDELNQLYQDKPLPTTTHQYKDYSAWSNQREMTNHQTYWHELLKETPPTLELPLDYPRPHVKSTKGEMYQWQLDEDLSQKIKQYVQQHDVTDFMFFMSVIMVLLSQYSRQEEIVLGSVMSARTHPDTERMLGMFANSVVFKGQPTRNKPWLTFLDEMKTMSLAAYAHQDYPFSVLVDDLIAQRDASRHPFFDVIVIRQNNEAHHAHFGHSRLIHQHPKSTTAKFDLSFIIEEDNHQFAWNIEYRTDLFHKETIQHMCDQFEVMIQAILDRTALRIGELPIAKLDMHQWVEAHVTPQPMAYPEQETVGNRIKQLALQAPEATAMIFGNQHHSMQMLYQRALAIARHLYEQGCRKGDRVALLMTRGPEMIESMIAAALLGCPYVPIDTDYPKTRIEFILKDAQVKHILTNVPPRFTTAATLDVRSCVTQEDDAQVIQSSEHVEANDVLYMIYTSGTTGQPKGVQITHHNVMNLVTGWSQNIKLTSDDVILQYANIVFDASVMEIYCALFNSCPLVIASEQERKDIFALEQCLRTQHVTVALIPAQLCMMMTDYHLRCLITGGSVSTPELVERVRPHCEMYANAYGPTESTVITTAWIDDGQSALQRVPIGRPLPNIQVYIVSEGRLCGVGIPGELCIAGDSLAKGYLNRPEVNAQAFIPNPWGDGQLYRTGDLARYLNNGEIEFLGRIDQQEKINGYRIELEEITNQMNRVDGILDSVVKVDRTHEHAQLVGYYVAEKDQSDALRYALTAQLPQYMVPQIFIRLEELPLTPNGKLDVKALPDVHSQLDRAVTMPRNQTEQQLVDVFEQVLNVTPIGIDNDFFELGGNSIATMKVVMLLKNKGIDMDMQDIYQYKTIRALVAQNEPTQLDVPGNIDVLQTMIATNQTPLSEVSQQSLGTVLLTGATGFLGAYLLYELTERYQRVHCLIRAESELQARERLIDNLSYYFDSSTREKMMRNVDIIHGDTNQDFTQLATSIDTIIHAAARTDHFGEDDEFYEANVKSTVDLIALAKRAQAQLIYISTLSVAGDFSEEQEDTQFSETTIFKDQRITSPYARSKFYAELEVLEAMRQGLKVKIMRVGNLTSSRHGNITMKNMRTNRFSIVMHDLLQLDKIGISAAQTPISFSFVDEAAQMIIQFAEIQQSTYNTFHITNHHEYTMQSMLEKLTNRTIKVVDDATFEQYVHDAGYYAWVGLMHHDDKLKPAIITQDFTLSVMKELDLSWSELSEAWLARWQQRLNDTFK from the coding sequence ATGAGGCTTTATGAAAATGAATCAATGACACAACAATATGAGTCAGTTTTATTTAATCGAGATCCATCTACACCGCCACATTCCTATGTGGTGCACTTACCGAAGAGTTTGGATATTCAACGCTTACTATATGCGTTGACACAGTTAGTACAAACTCAATCATTACTTAGGGCGTCTTTTACGTATGTAGAAGGTGAGTTGAAATATCGGATTCGTCAATTTGCGCCATTTATTGAGGTGGTTCATGAAGCGCGTGCCTTGTCAGATTTAAATTTCGAGGTTGATTTGGAACACAACGCATTTGATACGACGATTCCTACAACTGCCCCGCTTTTTGCCTTCAAAATTATTTGTTTGACCGATTGTATGCTACTTCAATTCAATGTAAGTCCTCTTATTTTTGATGAAGCTTCGATGCCTATTTTTTTAAGTCAACTGAGTCACTATTATGAAAACCCTTTTCAATCGATTACTTTGACGCCGAGCTTTAGTGAATTGATCCAACAAATGCATCAATTACGTCGATTGCCTTCGTTTAAGATGCAACTTCAACAATGGCAAAGCCAGCAAGTTGTACAAGATACCTACCATGCTTATATGCCTGTTCAAAGTTTAACGAATGAAAATCATACACAATGGCAAACGGTTAAGATTCAACATGATAAGGTGAATCTTGATGATATTTATAGCAGTATTATACTCGCGAATCATTTTATAGGACGTAGTGATGATGTACACGTCGGTTTAACGACGATGCGGACGCCGTCTTTTGACCAAGGTGATGCGATTGGGCCACGTATACGAATTTTACCTGGCAATTTTCATGTTGATCGCACACTTTCTTATCAACAGTTCAAGACACGGCTTTCCAGTCAAATTAACACGATTGTTAATGAAGAGGTACTGCATTTAACAGATTTAATTGAGGCGCATACAGGCTTTCCGTTTGAAACGTTAATTCATTCAGAGCCTATTCACTATACGTTTGAAATTGCAGGCGAAGTTTGTAAAGCTGAGCGCTTAAAACCGATTGAGACCGAAGCGGCACTCGATGTATATGTTCAAGAAGTCGAGGATGGCTATGTCGTAAAGATGTTATATAACCGCGATCAGTATGATGATTTAACAATTGAAACGTATGCGAATTTGATACGTCATTTATGTCTCCAAGGTGCGACGCGTCCAGAAGTGCCAATGAATTCATTTTCGTTAATGACGACAGCGCAGGACGAGGCGATATTACAACAACTGTTGAGAACAGAATCTGATATTTTTGCGACTGTACCTGAGTTGTTTGCCGAACAAGTCCAACGTCATCCTGATAAAGTAGCAGTCAGATTTGAAAATGACAGCATCACGTATGCACAACTTGATCGTCTGACGAATCAAGTTGCACGTCAAATACGTGCACGTGGGGTGAAGCCCAATGACTATATCGCGGTGATGGCGGAGCGTAGTATGGAGATGATTGTAGCGGTTTTAGGTATTGTGAAATCGGGGGCTGCTTATGTCCCGATTGATCCGGATTATCCTGAAGCACGGATTCAATATATATTAGAAGATGTGCAACCTGCTTTATTCGTGTTACATCAGGTCGATTTTGATACGACGGCGCCAACTGTGCTTTTGAAAGATTTGCAGGTTGGAAGTGACGCTACAGTACCTGTCGTTAATCATTGTGATGATGATGTGTATGTGATTTACACGTCTGGAACAACAGGTCAACCTAAAGGAACACGTATTATGCATCAGAGTGTTGATCGTCTTGTTAAAGGCGTGGATTATGTCCCATTAAATGAAGCAACAAAAATTTTATTATCTGGAACCATTGCGTTTGATGCGGTGACATTTGAAATTTATGGTGCATTATTAAATGGGGGTGAACTGGTCGTCTTGTCAAAAGACCAATTGTTAAATCCAAAAGCGCTCGAACAAGCAATCCAGAAGTATGAGATTAATACGATGTGGCTAACAGCATCGCTCTTTAATGCGACTGTGAGTACGCATGTTGAGGCACTTGAACCGCTCTCCTATTTATTAGTTGGGGGTGAAGCGCTGACGCGGAAGTGGGTCGAGCTCTTACATCAGCGGCCACATCACCCTCAAATCATTAATGGTTACGGACCTACGGAAAGTACAACCTTTACGACGACCTATACGATGCCTGAAACGATTCCTGCACGTATACCGATTGGAAAGCCGATACGAGAGACGGACATTTATATTTTACAAGGCACTCAGCGTTGTGGTATCGGCGTCCCAGGTGAATTATGTATTGGAGGGGCAGGTTTGGCGAAAGGGTATCTCAATCGCCCTGAATTAACGGCCTCACGTTTTATCGACCATCCATTTGGTACTGGGAAATTATATCGTACTGGAGACTTGGTTCGTTTACAACCTGATGGTGAAATCGATTATTTAGGACGTTTAGATAAACAAGTTAAAATAAGAGGATTTCGCATTGAATTAACAGAAATTGAACGTGCTATCGAGCGTATCCATGGCGTTAATAAAGCGGTTGTCGTGACGCGAGAAGTAGAGGGAGATAAACAACTCTATGCATTTTATGAAGGGGAACAAGAAATCTCAAATCAAACGATGACAACCACGCTCTCTGCACAAATGCCGAGTTATATGGTGCCATTGTCTTTCCAACGTATTGATCAAATACCGATGACGGTCAATGGAAAGTTAAATACGCAGGCATTACCCGATCCTGAAACCCGACTTCAAAGTCATTATGAAGCACCACGAAATGAAATGGAACAAGTTTTATGCCATATCTTTGAAGAGGTTTTGCATATTGAACGCGTGGACATTCATGATCACTTTTTTGAATTAGGCGGGCATTCGTTAAAGGCTACCCTAGTCGTGAACCGGATTGAGCGTGAATGGCATAAGCCCATGACAGTAGCTGATTTGATGAAATATCCGACGGTGGCCTCATTGTCAGAACGATTAGAAGGGATGTCAGAATCACAGACAGAAACGATGCCTATCGTCACATCGAATCAGCAGGCTTATCCTGCGAGTGCAGCGCAAAGGGGGATGTATTTCTTATGGCAGCTAGATCCAGATGATACGGTTTATAACGTCCCATTTATTTGGCGATTGAGCGCACCTTTAGATATAGAGAAATTACGCCATGCGGTGAGCCAATTGATTGAACGGCATGAAATTTTAAGAACGCAATTTGGAATGGACAATCAGCAAGTATATCAATATATTCAAGACTGTCATATCCCTGATTTTGAGGTGGTGACATTAGAGGAGCACGACCCTCAAGTATTGGTAGAATGCATGATGCAGCCGTTTGATTTAGAAAATGACCGGCTTTTACGTATACGTTATATTCAAACGCCAGAAGATGATTTTTTATTTATGGATACACATCATAGTGTCAATGATGGGATGAGTCAAACAATTATATTAGATGAGTTGAATCAACTTTATCAAGACAAACCACTACCTACTACGACACACCAATACAAAGATTATAGTGCATGGAGCAATCAACGTGAGATGACGAACCATCAAACCTATTGGCATGAATTATTAAAAGAAACACCCCCGACGTTAGAGCTTCCACTGGATTATCCAAGACCTCACGTCAAATCAACTAAGGGGGAGATGTATCAATGGCAGTTAGATGAAGACTTGAGTCAAAAAATTAAACAGTATGTTCAACAACACGATGTTACTGACTTTATGTTTTTTATGAGTGTCATTATGGTTTTATTAAGCCAATACAGTCGTCAAGAGGAGATTGTGTTAGGAAGTGTGATGAGTGCGCGGACACATCCAGATACAGAGCGCATGTTAGGGATGTTCGCGAATAGTGTCGTGTTCAAAGGTCAACCGACACGCAATAAACCTTGGCTCACATTTTTAGATGAAATGAAAACGATGAGTTTAGCAGCTTATGCGCATCAAGATTACCCATTTTCTGTATTAGTTGATGATTTAATCGCGCAACGTGATGCATCCCGACATCCATTTTTTGATGTCATCGTCATTCGTCAAAATAATGAAGCACATCATGCACACTTTGGTCATAGTCGTCTTATACATCAACATCCGAAAAGTACAACGGCGAAGTTTGATTTGTCTTTTATTATTGAAGAAGATAATCATCAATTTGCTTGGAACATTGAATATCGGACAGATCTTTTTCATAAAGAAACGATCCAACATATGTGTGACCAATTTGAAGTGATGATCCAAGCGATATTGGATCGAACAGCGTTACGCATTGGTGAACTCCCAATTGCGAAGCTCGACATGCATCAGTGGGTTGAAGCACATGTGACACCGCAACCAATGGCATATCCTGAACAGGAGACCGTCGGCAATCGGATTAAACAGTTGGCGCTACAAGCACCTGAGGCCACAGCAATGATTTTTGGAAACCAACATCATTCGATGCAAATGTTATATCAGCGTGCATTAGCCATTGCGCGACACTTATACGAACAAGGATGCCGTAAAGGAGACCGTGTGGCGCTTCTCATGACGCGGGGACCAGAAATGATTGAAAGCATGATAGCGGCAGCGTTGCTCGGCTGTCCTTATGTCCCGATTGATACAGATTATCCAAAAACGCGAATTGAATTTATTTTGAAGGATGCGCAAGTCAAACATATCTTGACGAATGTGCCACCACGTTTCACAACGGCGGCTACTTTAGATGTAAGAAGTTGTGTCACACAAGAAGATGATGCGCAAGTGATTCAATCAAGTGAACACGTAGAAGCTAACGATGTATTGTATATGATTTATACATCTGGAACGACAGGTCAACCGAAAGGCGTACAAATCACACATCATAATGTAATGAACTTAGTGACAGGTTGGTCGCAAAACATAAAACTCACGTCTGATGATGTCATATTACAATACGCTAATATTGTCTTTGATGCCTCTGTGATGGAAATTTATTGTGCATTATTCAATTCATGTCCTTTGGTGATTGCTTCTGAACAAGAAAGAAAGGATATTTTCGCTTTAGAACAATGTCTCCGCACACAACATGTCACTGTCGCTTTGATACCGGCACAACTGTGCATGATGATGACGGATTATCATTTACGTTGTTTGATTACGGGGGGCTCTGTGAGTACACCAGAACTTGTTGAAAGGGTTCGACCGCATTGTGAGATGTACGCCAATGCGTATGGTCCAACCGAATCGACAGTGATTACAACGGCATGGATTGACGACGGTCAGTCTGCATTGCAACGTGTACCGATAGGGCGACCACTCCCTAATATACAGGTGTATATCGTGTCGGAAGGACGACTCTGTGGTGTAGGGATACCTGGAGAGTTATGTATTGCGGGTGACAGCTTAGCGAAAGGTTATTTAAACCGTCCTGAAGTCAATGCACAAGCCTTTATTCCGAATCCTTGGGGTGACGGTCAATTATATCGCACGGGTGATTTAGCACGCTATTTAAACAACGGTGAGATTGAGTTTTTAGGTCGCATCGATCAACAAGAAAAGATTAACGGTTACCGTATTGAATTAGAAGAAATTACGAATCAAATGAATCGTGTGGATGGTATTTTAGACAGTGTTGTAAAAGTTGATCGGACGCATGAACATGCGCAATTAGTCGGTTACTATGTCGCTGAAAAAGATCAATCCGATGCATTACGTTACGCTTTAACTGCACAATTGCCACAGTATATGGTACCTCAAATATTCATACGGTTAGAGGAACTCCCTTTAACACCGAATGGCAAATTAGATGTTAAAGCTTTACCCGATGTTCATTCACAACTAGATCGCGCTGTTACAATGCCGAGAAATCAAACGGAACAACAGTTGGTGGATGTATTTGAACAGGTGCTCAATGTGACACCTATCGGCATAGATAATGATTTCTTTGAACTTGGTGGCAACTCAATTGCGACGATGAAAGTAGTGATGTTGCTTAAAAATAAAGGTATCGACATGGACATGCAAGATATCTATCAATATAAAACGATACGCGCACTTGTTGCTCAAAATGAACCGACCCAGTTAGATGTCCCGGGAAATATAGATGTCTTACAAACGATGATTGCGACGAACCAAACGCCTTTGTCAGAAGTGTCACAACAATCTTTAGGAACAGTATTACTAACAGGTGCAACAGGATTCTTAGGTGCTTATTTACTTTATGAACTGACTGAGCGTTACCAACGTGTACATTGTCTCATTCGTGCAGAAAGCGAATTACAAGCCCGTGAACGCTTAATCGACAATTTAAGTTATTATTTTGATTCATCGACGCGTGAAAAAATGATGCGCAATGTTGACATCATACATGGCGACACAAACCAAGATTTCACACAGTTAGCGACATCTATAGACACGATCATTCATGCAGCAGCGCGAACAGATCATTTTGGCGAAGATGATGAATTTTATGAAGCGAATGTGAAAAGTACTGTGGACCTGATCGCCTTGGCCAAGCGAGCACAAGCCCAGTTGATTTACATTTCTACATTGAGCGTGGCAGGTGACTTTTCAGAAGAACAAGAAGACACGCAATTCTCAGAAACAACGATTTTTAAAGACCAACGGATAACATCGCCTTATGCACGAAGTAAATTTTATGCCGAGCTCGAAGTGTTAGAAGCCATGCGACAAGGATTAAAGGTCAAAATCATGCGTGTAGGGAACTTAACAAGCAGTCGACACGGCAACATCACAATGAAAAATATGCGGACGAATCGTTTTTCTATCGTCATGCATGACTTGCTTCAGCTCGATAAGATTGGTATATCAGCCGCACAAACACCGATTTCATTTTCGTTTGTGGATGAAGCAGCACAGATGATTATTCAGTTCGCGGAGATCCAACAAAGCACTTACAATACATTTCATATTACGAACCACCATGAATATACCATGCAATCGATGCTCGAAAAGCTGACAAATCGCACAATTAAAGTGGTGGATGACGCAACATTTGAGCAATATGTACATGATGCGGGCTATTATGCTTGGGTGGGGTTAATGCATCACGATGATAAGCTGAAACCTGCCATCATCACGCAAGATTTTACACTGTCTGTGATGAAAGAACTGGATTTAAGTTGGTCAGAACTATCAGAAGCATGGTTAGCCCGTTGGCAACAAAGACTGAACGACACATTTAAGTAG